GTGTTAGAAGTGAAGCAATCATTTCATTTTTTTTCATTCCCTGACATGCTTTTAATTGAATTGTGGGGAATAAATAAAAAAGTTTAATCTTCACTGAAACTCTGCAGCCACAAAGAATTAAAGGAATAATGTGAAGCAGTTTATGAAAAGGAAGCATGCTAATTAATAACAGGACAAACATTAAGAAATGCCCGTCTTTGAGATGTACTTTTGAATAAAGAAGATTAATAGGTAAGTAGGTTAAAATAAACGAAAGAATCATCGTTAATAACGATATTAATATGATTCTGTATAGTCCAATATCTTTTGTAAGATTGATGGTTTTCCAGCAGCTCATCGTCTCACCGTCCACATTTGCTAAAACTAAGTACTACCATACTGTACGACGGTGCAATGAAAAAATCAATATGGATTTTGAAATAGGATCCATTTTAGATAAAAAGTATCAATTTAGATGTTGCTTCATACTTGTTGTTTCATTTTCAATAACAAAAGTATTCGTTAAAACTTTCTTAAAATTCGCTAATACTATAAAATAAAGGACAATAATGTACGAGAAAGAGGGTAACAAATGGATTCTATAGAGAAGCGTTTGGAGACATTGGAATATTATCAAACGTTATTCATTAAAATGCTTGAGCCGGAAAAATTTCCTTTTTATCATATGGTGATGAGTAAAGGATTATCGAAGGAAGAAATTGAAGAAATACATACCGTTTGCCATGAACTTAGTGAAAACCATAATGAACAAAAAGCGCAAGGGTTAGTGATCTTTACAGACCTCCTTACGCAATTTGCCGGCCAATTAAATGCAAAGCTGGATTTATATGAAACAATCCGTGCTTTGCATAAGCAAAAAT
This genomic stretch from Metabacillus sp. B2-18 harbors:
- a CDS encoding DUF3267 domain-containing protein gives rise to the protein MSCWKTINLTKDIGLYRIILISLLTMILSFILTYLPINLLYSKVHLKDGHFLMFVLLLISMLPFHKLLHIIPLILCGCRVSVKIKLFYLFPTIQLKACQGMKKNEMIASLLTPFVACSILFILGSIYLPTYMHYFSIAMAFHIGLCVPDFLLLKHLLFAPRLCFIEEFEDGYEVLVQNK
- a CDS encoding DUF1878 family protein; amino-acid sequence: MDSIEKRLETLEYYQTLFIKMLEPEKFPFYHMVMSKGLSKEEIEEIHTVCHELSENHNEQKAQGLVIFTDLLTQFAGQLNAKLDLYETIRALHKQKLYRPLMDDFLELM